Genomic DNA from Bacteroidota bacterium:
GCAGTTATCGGACAAGGAAGTTGTATTGTTTGTCCTTTTTCGGCAATCGCATGGGGAAGCGATATTTATTTTCTCGAAGTATTTGTAAATGGAAACAACATGGGGAATTCCCAATTCATGTCCGTTCCTTATGCGCTTAACTCTCTTAATCCAGGTCCTGCTGGCGCTACCGGTCCGACTGGCGCAGCAGGTTCGAACGGAAGCAACGGAACAACCGGTCCGACTGGCGCAGCAGGTTCGAACGGCACAAATGGAGTAACCGGTGCAACAGGCGCAGCAGGAACTAACGGTACAAATGGAGTAACAGGTGCAACAGGCGCAGCAGGAACTAACGGAAGTAACGGAGCAACCGGTCCAACAGGTGCAGCAGGAACAAACGGCACAAATGGTGTCACGGGCGCAACAGGTGCAGCAGGAACTAACGGTAGCAACGGAGTAACAGGTGCAACAGGCGCAGCAGGAACTAACGGCACAAATGGAGTAACAGGCGCAACAGGCGCAGCAGGAACTAACGGCACAAATGGAGTAACAGGCGCGACTGGCGCAGCAGGAACTAACGGAAGTAACGGAGCAACCGGTCCAACAGGTGCAGCAGGAACAAACGGCACAAATGGTGTCACGGGCGCAACAGGCGCAGCAGGAACTAACGGCTCTAATGGAGTTACGGGAGCAACTGGCGCTGCGGGAACAAACGGTACAAATGGAGTAACAGGCGCAACAGGTGCAGCAGGATCAAACGGTACAAATGGTGTAACAGGTGCCACAGGCGCAGCAGGAACTAACGGCACAAATGGAGTCACAGGCGCAACAGGCGCAGCAGGAACCAACGGCAGTAATGGAGTAACGGGCGCAACAGGCGCAGCAGGAACTAACGGCTCTAATGGAGTTACGGGAGCAACTGGCGCTGCGGGAACAAACGGTACAAATGGAGTAACAGGCGCAACAGGTGCAGCAGGAACAAACGGTACAAATGGAGTCACGGGCGCAACAGGTGCCACAGGCGCAGCAGGAACAAACGGCTCTAACGGAGTAACGGGAGCAACTGGCGCAGCAGGAACAAACGGTACAAATGGTGTTACGGGTGCCACAGGCGCAGCAGGAACAAACGGTTCTAACGGAGTAACGGGAGCAACTGGCGCAGCAGGAACAAACGGTACAAATGGAGCAACCGGACCAACCGGGCTTTTACAAAACGGCACTTCCGCAGGACAAACTCCCTACTGGGATGGAACATCATGGATTATCAATACAAACATTTATAATAACGGAGGCAGCGTGGGAATAGGAATTACTTCCGGGTTTAGCGGGTTGTTGCATGTAAAACAAACCACAGCCACTCAACATGCAGGTTATTTCGAAATTAACAATGCCTCGAACAGCAATGCTGCCGTTTACGGAACAACCAACAGCACTGCCGGCAATGCAGGATATTTTTCCAACACCAATGCAAGCAACAGCGCTTCGGCTGTGTATATTTCGCATATCGGAAGCGGAATTGCATTGAATGTGGCGCATACAGGAAGCAATGCCGCTGTTTATTCCAGCGCTTCAGGAACAGGTGAAGCAGGACATTTTCAAATTTTCAATAATGCCAATTCATCTTCGGCATTAACGGCAATAACAAATGGAACCGGCAATGCAGGGCTGTTTTCTATAAACAATGCTACAAGCGCTGCTGATGCAATTTATTCAACCACTAATGGAACAGGCAGGGCAGGAGTTTTTTATATAAACAATGCAACAAGTAGCGCAGATGCTTTGTATTGTTATACTAACGGCAGTGGGAGGTCGGTTTATAGTTATAACACCGGAGGAGGTAATGCAGGACAATTTTCTATAAACAATGCTACAAGCACTGCTGATGCAATTTATGTAACTACCAATGGAACCGGCAACGCGGGAAATTTTATAGGAAAACTTAAAACCGACAGCATCCGCATAACGGGCAATGCGCCCGCGGCAGGAAAAGTGCTGACGGCAAAAGATGCTCTCGGAAATGCGCAATGGCAAAACCCTTCCGGCTTGCCTTCGGGAACCGTTAACCAAACGCTGCGGCACGATGGCACCAACTGGGTGGCGAATTCATTCTTATATAATACAGCAAGCGCCATTGGAATAGGAACTACCGCTCCGCAAAACGCACTTGATGTTGCAGGTGCCGCAGTGATAGGCGCAACGTATTCAGGCGCCAATATTGCTCCCACAAGCGGATTGCTTGTAGAAGGCAATGTGGGCATCGGAACAACCTCTCCGCTCACCAAACTTCATGTTGAGGGAAGTTCGGCAGACCTTTTCCTGAGATTATCTACCATTGTGGGAGGCGCAGGCAACCCATTACCCGGAATTGCTTTTGGAGACGCAAATTCAACCGGTGCGCAGGCATCTATTACGACAATACGAGATGCAGCAAGCGGTGGAGCAGCCGATTTACCAACAGCCATTTTATTTAAAACCACCCCAGATGGCAGTTCAACTTCTGCCGAAAGAATGCGAATTGATAATGCCGGCAATGTGGGCATCGGAACATCCTCTCCAACTGAAAAATTAGATGTTAACGTAGGAAATATAAGAACAACAAATTCTTTAAGTACTTACTTAACCGCATACTCTACTGCCTCCAGTTCTCAATCCTATCTTGACCTTGTTGCGCAAAATGCTGTTCCTTCAAGCATTGAATGGAGAATTATAAACAACGCAGCCCCCGGGCGGCTTGAGTTTTATCACGCAACTTCGGGCAATACGAGAATGGTAATTGACGCATCAGGCAATGTGGGCATTGGAACAACTGCACCTGCTTACATGCTTCACATCCATAAGTCAGGCGGAATAAATCCCTATGCGCATTTTACAGATGCGTCTACCGGCACAACCACTACCGATGGCTTAATTGTTGGCACTAACGGAGCAGGTACATCTTACATCATTAATTATGAAACCGCCTACGACCTTCATATAGGAAATTCAACAGACAATAATCTTATCACTGTAGCGGGGGGAGCTAATAATGTCGGCATCGGAACAACTGCGCCAGATACAAAACTGCAAGTAAATGGCGGAATAAGTTTACCAATTTCGGTTCCCGCCTCCAGTTTAACTCTGGACCAAACCAATTACACTGTTATACTGCAGGGCGCAGTAACCGCTACTCTTCCTGCAGCGGCAGCAACCAATACCGGGTGGATTTATGTTATTGTGAACCAAACTGCCGCAGCAAAAACTCTGGGCGGTGCTTACAATTATATGAATATGGCTGGTGTCAGCACCAATAGTATCAATCCAAGTTCAAGCATTATGATTCAAAGCAACGGAGGAACTTGGTTTCAGATAAAGTAATAGAAAAGTGAAATATTTGATATAAACACAATTTTGAGCAAAAAACTGGCATATCAGATAAGGGAAGCGCACACAACGAGAAGAGGAGTGAACACAACGACAGAAGGAGTGAGTACAACG
This window encodes:
- a CDS encoding collagen-like protein — translated: MKKYVSSLLLFTFYFLLFTCAFAQAPQGINYQAVARDVNGNPIATQTISIEFKIHQTTSGGTVVYDETQSKTTNQFGLFTAVIGQGSCIVCPFSAIAWGSDIYFLEVFVNGNNMGNSQFMSVPYALNSLNPGPAGATGPTGAAGSNGSNGTTGPTGAAGSNGTNGVTGATGAAGTNGTNGVTGATGAAGTNGSNGATGPTGAAGTNGTNGVTGATGAAGTNGSNGVTGATGAAGTNGTNGVTGATGAAGTNGTNGVTGATGAAGTNGSNGATGPTGAAGTNGTNGVTGATGAAGTNGSNGVTGATGAAGTNGTNGVTGATGAAGSNGTNGVTGATGAAGTNGTNGVTGATGAAGTNGSNGVTGATGAAGTNGSNGVTGATGAAGTNGTNGVTGATGAAGTNGTNGVTGATGATGAAGTNGSNGVTGATGAAGTNGTNGVTGATGAAGTNGSNGVTGATGAAGTNGTNGATGPTGLLQNGTSAGQTPYWDGTSWIINTNIYNNGGSVGIGITSGFSGLLHVKQTTATQHAGYFEINNASNSNAAVYGTTNSTAGNAGYFSNTNASNSASAVYISHIGSGIALNVAHTGSNAAVYSSASGTGEAGHFQIFNNANSSSALTAITNGTGNAGLFSINNATSAADAIYSTTNGTGRAGVFYINNATSSADALYCYTNGSGRSVYSYNTGGGNAGQFSINNATSTADAIYVTTNGTGNAGNFIGKLKTDSIRITGNAPAAGKVLTAKDALGNAQWQNPSGLPSGTVNQTLRHDGTNWVANSFLYNTASAIGIGTTAPQNALDVAGAAVIGATYSGANIAPTSGLLVEGNVGIGTTSPLTKLHVEGSSADLFLRLSTIVGGAGNPLPGIAFGDANSTGAQASITTIRDAASGGAADLPTAILFKTTPDGSSTSAERMRIDNAGNVGIGTSSPTEKLDVNVGNIRTTNSLSTYLTAYSTASSSQSYLDLVAQNAVPSSIEWRIINNAAPGRLEFYHATSGNTRMVIDASGNVGIGTTAPAYMLHIHKSGGINPYAHFTDASTGTTTTDGLIVGTNGAGTSYIINYETAYDLHIGNSTDNNLITVAGGANNVGIGTTAPDTKLQVNGGISLPISVPASSLTLDQTNYTVILQGAVTATLPAAAATNTGWIYVIVNQTAAAKTLGGAYNYMNMAGVSTNSINPSSSIMIQSNGGTWFQIK